The genome window TAAACTTGTCACTAATTTTGACTCGCAGCATATCCAATGCCTGAGGCTCACCGTGAATAAGATACACTTTTTCGGGTGTTTTTTTGATATCAGAAATCCACTCCAATAACTCCTGTTGATCAGCGTGACCGGAGAGGCCTTCGAGATATTCTATACGTGCTTTGACCGGAAAATATTTTCCATAAAATTTAATCTCATTCAATCCCTCAAGAAGTTGCCTGCCGCGTGTACCCTCCGCCTGGTATCCGGCAAGCATTACAGTTGTTTCGGGCCGGTCGATATATTGCTGAAGGTATGTAAGCACACGGCCGCCGGTCACCATTCCGCTGCCTGCAATAATTATTTTCGATTGTGGATCGTCGATGATCTCCCAGGTTTCTTTAAAGGATGCTGTAACTCTCGCCTGATTGCACATTTGGGCACACTCATCTGAATTCAGTTTATGCCAATCTGTATGTTTTTGAAACAGTTCAAGAACATTAGCCCCCATCGGGCTGTCGAGAATGATGGGTATGGAGGCGGGAATTTTATCCTGCATGCGAAGCTGCCACAACAGGTAGAGAAGCAATTGGGCTCGTTCAACTGCAAAACTCGGAATAATTACCGTGCCTTTTTTCTCATAGGTCTCAAGTATAATCTGCTGCATTTCATCCAGCGTCGATTTATTGGGATGGAGACGATCACCATACGTGCTTTCCAAAAATAAAAAATCCGCTTTTTTGGGTTTCTTTGGTTTTCGAAGGAGTGGATCAGAGGGACGTCCGACATCCCCGGAAAAGAGAAACCGTTTCCCATAAAGATCGAGTTCCAGGTAGGTGGATCCA of Balneolaceae bacterium contains these proteins:
- a CDS encoding MBL fold metallo-hydrolase, which gives rise to MSASVKIHFLGAAGTVTGSKFLIESPEKNILIDCGLFQGIKKIRQLNWNQLPIRVSEINLVLLTHGHLDHTGFLPNLVKMGYRGPIWATAPTIDIAKIILEDSAKIQEEEAEKANKEHYTKHNPAKPLYKLEHVEKTIPLFEHQDEGEWMQISENIRVRFQYNGHILGSTYLELDLYGKRFLFSGDVGRPSDPLLRKPKKPKKADFLFLESTYGDRLHPNKSTLDEMQQIILETYEKKGTVIIPSFAVERAQLLLYLLWQLRMQDKIPASIPIILDSPMGANVLELFQKHTDWHKLNSDECAQMCNQARVTASFKETWEIIDDPQSKIIIAGSGMVTGGRVLTYLQQYIDRPETTVMLAGYQAEGTRGRQLLEGLNEIKFYGKYFPVKARIEYLEGLSGHADQQELLEWISDIKKTPEKVYLIHGEPQALDMLRVKISDKFNWNVHIPDLFEIDTIPFD